Proteins found in one Mycoplasmopsis citelli genomic segment:
- a CDS encoding carbohydrate ABC transporter permease, whose translation MFELKLRVKQHFTGKKIQKNQERVSSQVREKNVYAVALSSFLKLLILCFFGVLIIFPFVFMILVSFMNDNEASSLNTTFNLIPSFGNGPSLVGGVNRNLEWADLVKNTYQRAFTSGYWSSFALTAANVFVSVFLKIFITSLMGYAFSLKNWKGKKVFWFVALALLVLPEVAILSGQYTVVLKTELYKTFFLFTIAVAAPFSASIFNTVMYKNAFEAIPGRIKEVSLVDGASGSKYFFKIALPMVLPTTITIIILTALVSWNAYLWPSIISTLARNKYQVISVWLFKAGIDPNEIATSANVFVNIKMAASLLVILPMFIVYLLARKWIMRAVSRQGSTIKG comes from the coding sequence ATGTTTGAGTTAAAACTAAGAGTTAAGCAACATTTTACTGGTAAAAAAATTCAAAAAAATCAAGAAAGAGTTTCCTCGCAAGTTCGCGAAAAAAATGTTTATGCTGTTGCTTTATCAAGTTTTTTGAAACTTTTGATTCTTTGTTTTTTTGGAGTATTAATTATCTTTCCGTTCGTTTTTATGATTTTAGTTTCGTTTATGAATGACAATGAAGCTTCTTCATTAAATACAACTTTTAATTTAATTCCTTCTTTTGGAAATGGCCCTTCATTAGTGGGAGGAGTAAATAGAAATTTAGAATGAGCTGATTTGGTAAAAAATACTTATCAAAGAGCTTTTACAAGTGGTTATTGATCTTCGTTTGCTCTAACGGCAGCTAATGTCTTTGTTTCGGTATTTCTAAAAATCTTTATAACTTCATTAATGGGTTATGCTTTTTCACTTAAAAACTGAAAAGGAAAAAAAGTCTTTTGATTTGTTGCACTTGCTTTATTGGTTCTTCCAGAAGTTGCTATTTTATCAGGACAATACACTGTAGTTTTAAAAACTGAGTTATACAAAACCTTTTTCTTATTTACCATTGCTGTTGCTGCTCCTTTTAGTGCAAGTATTTTCAACACCGTAATGTATAAAAATGCTTTTGAAGCTATTCCAGGAAGAATTAAAGAAGTTTCGCTTGTGGATGGAGCATCTGGGTCAAAATACTTTTTTAAAATTGCTCTTCCAATGGTTCTTCCGACAACCATTACTATCATCATTCTTACTGCATTAGTTTCATGGAATGCTTATTTATGACCTTCAATTATTTCGACTCTTGCGAGAAATAAATATCAAGTAATTTCAGTTTGATTATTTAAAGCAGGAATTGACCCTAATGAAATTGCTACTAGTGCAAATGTCTTTGTTAATATAAAAATGGCTGCCAGTTTACTTGTTATTTTACCGATGTTTATTGTTTACTTACTTGCTAGAAAATGAATTATGCGTGCTGTGTCAAGACAAGGTTCAACAATTAAGGGGTAA
- a CDS encoding carbohydrate ABC transporter permease yields the protein MKLISPELLNKISKSVPFSYQWVLRKISSMKGTLSYSILDKKNNFLIPFLLLLPGIILLLAFTMIPMGLNIYSSFTDSNGKFTLQNYVKILKDPDFALGVRNSLIYGIFVLPMVMFISLLISSIIAKLYRNYARGFWQTIFFMPYITNGVAVSLVFIQIFSPNGLLNNLLGTSTGWLNSGDKNSFNALIAIVINGIWNGLAFNILIYTTAMLSVDKNLYRSASIDGCSEIKQFFTITLPSIKGTINFIITLGIIGGLKVFPLALFQNRPEDAFNNGGASIMLYVYYKVNSGEFALSGASSILLFIIGVTFSSIVRGGFFMTQVTLNNLGERNVWVKTKS from the coding sequence ATGAAATTAATTAGCCCAGAATTATTAAACAAAATTTCTAAATCAGTACCGTTTTCATATCAATGAGTATTACGAAAAATATCAAGTATGAAAGGTACGCTTTCATATTCAATTTTGGATAAAAAAAATAATTTTTTAATTCCTTTTTTACTTTTGTTACCAGGAATTATTTTACTTTTAGCTTTCACCATGATTCCAATGGGTCTTAATATATATAGTTCTTTTACCGATAGTAATGGAAAATTTACTTTACAAAATTACGTAAAAATTTTGAAAGATCCAGACTTTGCTTTAGGAGTAAGAAATTCACTTATTTATGGTATTTTCGTCCTACCGATGGTAATGTTTATTTCCCTTCTAATTTCTTCTATTATTGCTAAACTATATCGCAATTATGCTCGTGGATTTTGACAAACCATTTTCTTTATGCCTTATATAACTAATGGTGTTGCTGTTTCTTTGGTATTTATACAAATCTTTTCTCCAAATGGTTTGTTAAATAATTTATTAGGTACAAGCACCGGTTGACTTAATTCAGGAGATAAAAATTCTTTTAATGCTTTAATAGCTATTGTTATTAACGGTATTTGAAATGGATTAGCCTTTAATATTTTAATTTATACTACTGCAATGCTTTCTGTGGATAAAAATTTATATCGTTCAGCTTCAATTGATGGATGTTCAGAAATTAAACAGTTTTTCACAATCACTCTTCCATCAATTAAAGGGACAATTAATTTTATTATTACTTTAGGAATTATAGGAGGATTAAAAGTATTCCCTCTTGCTCTTTTCCAGAACAGACCAGAAGATGCATTTAATAATGGTGGAGCCTCAATTATGCTCTATGTTTATTATAAAGTTAATTCAGGGGAATTTGCTCTTTCTGGTGCTTCAAGTATTTTATTATTTATTATTGGAGTTACTTTTTCATCAATTGTTCGCGGGGGATTCTTCATGACTCAAGTTACATTAAATAATCTAGGAGAAAGAAATGTTTGAGTTAAAACTAAGAGTTAA
- a CDS encoding ATP-binding cassette domain-containing protein, producing MKIINKIYNYIKLSKNYPSDEFQSVLDEYKKEYLKIDHNKIPAIELKNLNIDFGETLAVDNVSFKIPEGKLVTLLGPSGSGKTTTLNAIAGLLTVTSGKILFRGKDVTDLTPQKRKIGFVFQNYALYPHMSVYANIAFPLKNDAEWQYKTFMNRVKAKNDIRCIYLKALGASELEINKLQEAYLDWRIAQKESKAKLDEKYAQLVAEYEKANTEYKVVRVHETSELSILAKNVIKTNETIRKDTKNKIKALKEKYKQALLNNELVESELLSSEELKLFDHNLLKFQKNLDEIQTKELEAKLLEANAKLLNENLNKLTLKHRIAIIKLEEKILNLITRYSYEIKSKKLIEKYKKLKEETGITNKEAKLSFRNALKNDEEYSRLLRLSKNLRFYAEKRFKNLVKELESKYSYKEWLKDEKTSGKSLLSEEQRNKVKEFANQDIPIKKAIHNEVMEVARRVEIVPILQKKPTRLSGGQQQRVSIARAIVKKPQILLMDEPLSNLDAKLRISTRQWIRQIQQSLGITTVFVTHDQEEAMSISDIIVCMSTAKVQQMGSPIELYNKPKNQFVARFLGMPEMGLFPSEYKDGKLYIASKQIKGVTIPDKNQATLHVGIRSEDFEITTAKDKYQFVGDVLVQENFGKESKLVVEIENVGKINFLLNNNLNYSVGDKIYFKIPINKLHIFDALTEERLKYEIN from the coding sequence ATGAAGATTATAAATAAAATTTACAATTATATAAAATTATCGAAAAATTATCCATCAGATGAGTTTCAAAGTGTTTTGGATGAATATAAAAAGGAATATTTAAAAATTGATCACAATAAAATTCCTGCTATTGAATTAAAAAACCTTAATATTGACTTTGGAGAAACTTTAGCTGTTGATAATGTTAGTTTTAAAATTCCTGAAGGTAAATTGGTTACTTTGCTTGGTCCCTCAGGAAGTGGTAAAACCACCACTTTAAATGCTATTGCTGGCCTTTTAACTGTAACTTCGGGTAAAATTCTTTTTCGAGGAAAAGACGTAACAGATTTAACGCCTCAAAAACGTAAAATTGGTTTTGTATTTCAAAACTATGCACTTTATCCACATATGAGTGTTTATGCAAACATTGCCTTCCCGCTTAAAAATGATGCTGAATGACAATATAAAACATTTATGAATCGTGTTAAAGCTAAAAATGATATTCGTTGCATTTATTTAAAAGCACTCGGAGCTTCTGAATTGGAAATAAATAAACTTCAAGAAGCTTATTTAGATTGAAGAATTGCTCAAAAAGAATCAAAAGCTAAACTTGATGAAAAATACGCCCAACTAGTAGCTGAATACGAAAAAGCTAACACTGAATATAAAGTTGTTCGTGTACATGAAACTTCAGAATTATCAATTTTGGCTAAAAATGTCATTAAAACAAACGAAACAATTCGTAAGGATACTAAAAACAAAATAAAAGCTTTAAAAGAAAAATATAAGCAAGCATTACTTAATAACGAATTAGTTGAATCTGAATTATTATCTTCCGAAGAACTAAAATTATTTGATCACAATTTATTAAAATTTCAAAAAAATTTAGATGAAATTCAAACTAAAGAACTCGAAGCCAAATTGCTCGAAGCCAACGCAAAGCTTTTAAATGAAAATCTTAACAAATTAACTTTAAAACATCGTATTGCAATTATTAAATTAGAAGAAAAAATTCTTAATTTAATCACTCGTTATAGTTATGAAATAAAATCAAAAAAACTAATTGAAAAATACAAAAAACTTAAAGAAGAAACAGGAATAACTAATAAAGAAGCAAAATTATCATTTAGAAATGCCTTAAAAAATGACGAAGAATATTCTAGGTTACTTAGATTAAGTAAGAACTTAAGATTTTATGCAGAAAAGCGTTTTAAAAATCTTGTTAAAGAACTCGAGTCTAAATATTCTTACAAAGAATGATTAAAAGATGAAAAGACTTCTGGGAAAAGTTTACTTAGTGAAGAACAAAGAAATAAAGTTAAAGAATTTGCAAATCAAGACATTCCAATTAAAAAAGCTATTCATAATGAAGTTATGGAAGTCGCTAGAAGAGTAGAAATTGTTCCAATTTTACAAAAAAAACCTACTCGTCTTTCTGGAGGACAACAACAACGTGTTTCAATTGCTCGTGCCATTGTTAAAAAACCTCAAATTCTTTTAATGGATGAACCACTTTCAAACTTAGATGCTAAATTAAGAATTTCAACTCGCCAATGAATTAGACAAATTCAACAATCACTTGGAATTACAACTGTATTTGTCACTCACGATCAAGAAGAAGCAATGTCCATTTCAGACATTATTGTCTGCATGTCAACTGCTAAAGTTCAACAAATGGGCTCACCAATTGAACTTTATAATAAACCAAAAAATCAGTTTGTAGCTAGATTTTTAGGAATGCCAGAAATGGGATTATTCCCTTCAGAATATAAAGATGGAAAATTGTATATTGCTTCAAAACAAATTAAAGGTGTTACTATTCCGGATAAAAATCAAGCTACCTTGCATGTTGGAATTCGTTCAGAAGATTTTGAAATTACTACTGCTAAAGATAAATATCAATTTGTCGGAGATGTGCTTGTTCAAGAAAATTTCGGAAAAGAAAGTAAATTAGTTGTCGAAATCGAAAATGTAGGAAAAATAAACTTCTTACTTAATAATAATTTAAATTACAGCGTTGGTGATAAAATTTATTTTAAAATTCCTATTAATAAACTTCATATTTTTGATGCTTTAACTGAGGAGAGACTTAAATATGAAATTAATTAG